A region of the Sardina pilchardus chromosome 3, fSarPil1.1, whole genome shotgun sequence genome:
GACATCGCCATATGGTGTATAATTGAAGAAGTTGTGGTAAGTGTTAGTTATTGTGATAGTGAATAGTTCAAATAAATCTATAGGCTAATTATTGTCATATGAGACAAAGAATAGTCACAAAACGTGGTccacatagacctaaaagaaagggTCCTCACAGCAGGGCCACACACATCCTGGTGACAAACATATGTCTGAGTTCAGATTAGCTTGTTGTGCTTATCAGGTGGCTTTTAACCCTCTACTTGTTTATGAGACAATATCCTAGAGTAGATGTAACTGTAGggcttttttaattattatttttttcccaaTAATTTACAAtttaatttgtaaagtaaatAATTTGCAAGTAATACGATATTACGCAAATTATCTACTGTGAAACAGCATGCATGAGAATATCTACTTGTTTATGAGAGAGTTTAttagtcattattattattattattattattcattaggCTTCGTTGATCAGGCCAACCTACTCTGTCTCCTTCAACATTCCAGAGTGAAGATTCAGTTGGGATGTGGTGGGGGATGAGCTTAATCCTTTCCCCCATTTTGGCTACTGCATGTAAAATAGATTATGGAAAACGTTGAAATAAAAGCATCTCATGGCAAATTCAGATGGCCTTTTTTGTGATTAAGTGTATTTTCCCGTTGGAAATTGATTGGTTCAGCCCACTAGAGATGGTTGCTGCTGGCCAATCTTATGTAAAACTGATCAGACAAATAATCAACACCGTGCGTTAGGCTAACGTCCGATTTCATTCCATACTTCTACTCTGGAAAGCAGTGTCACGAGCTTGCCTGCACTAGCATCAGCGCAGACTCGTGTGAAAAAGACGCTGACATTCTAGTTGGTGAAGCGTGAGTGACCCGACGAGGGTGTGTAAGTGTCTCGTGGATGGAGAAAAGACATCATGTGAGTTAAACTTCATTAATAGTTGTTCTCGTTGTTGTCTGAAGTGTTAGTTTGATTAACGTGTGAACGATGGCCATTTGTTGCACATGGCATCATGATGTAAGAAGTTTTCCACCCAATACTTTTTTGTGGTTTAAGTTCGCCATCAACATCACGCAGCTAGCTGACATCGATACTTCAGTGTGATGGGGATTGTGATTTTGTTCAAATATTGCAGCTAACGATGTGTGACAAGCATGGCAGCAGCGAATCACATGAAACTGCTTTGATCATCAATTTGTCTAGAACGAGAGCTACATAAACAACCTCGGTCGCGTGCTTACTGTTAGCTAACTTACGTTAGCGATATTAGAAATGTTTATCACTTAGTCCTAGTGGCTGAAATCCAAGTTGCATCGAATGCCACTTTAAATCACTGGATCAACCACTGTCCACTAACCTTACAATGTTTGCCTGATACTTTGTAGTTGACGTGTATTTTAATGGGGCTTTACGCAGCAGTTTCCCCCCCAAATATCATTGTGTCCTGCTATTACTTGCATGAAAACTTTGATTATATAAAATTAACTCGGTTCATTTCCATTTTGCCCATTCGATTAATTCAATATGCAGCTTGAACAGCCTTGAGATCTGAGCAGCATTCCAGCAatcaatcagaaaaaaaaatggaagtgTCAAGGAGGCGAATGAAACACCTTGAGCCAGCCAGGCCACTTCGTCGACTGAATGAAGGTATTATCTCCGTTATCTTTATATCCCCTTGTATGTTTGTATCTTGGTGTAGTGAGGTGTATATaatacttatatatatattatatatattataatacaattataataattataatttgTGGGCGGGTACAGAAATGTACCTTGTTTTAAAGGCATACCGCAGGCCTAACAGTTTCTAGGTAATTTAGATGTTGAAGCCATATATTCTACAGTCTGGTAAATCAACTTGATGTTTATTTTTAACTTGAGAATGGTGCACCTTCCCAGACAGATCCTACCTGTCTCTGGAAAACCAGCCTTGCAACTTCGCTGTACCCCAGACACTGAGAATCACAAATATCTTTGCAGTAATTGTGCAATAGTCTACTACTTCTCAAAGCTGTGTGATTTTACCTTGTCAGTACACATGACCGTTTGGAGATTATCTTTGCTGGTTTGTAAACTAGGACAGCCAAGATTAATTGATGAATAGATTAGTTGTTGACTGTTAAATTAGTCGCCAACTATTTTGATAATCGATTTATTGGTATGTTTCATTCTTCAAGGGAAATGGAAAGCATTTTTTAATTCATGCTTCTTGAACTTTGGTGTGTGGGTAAAAAAACAAGGCAGTTGAAGACATGATCTTGTCATTTTTGAAGACATgattttgtcattttattgataaaaaaaaaacctcactaaTGAATGGAGAAAATAATTGTCAGATTAATCTAATATGAAAATGATTAGTTGTAGCCCTGTTGCAAGCTAATCCACAGCTGTCCATGTCCAGGGGAAGAGTGAAAGCCATGAGTGGTACCTCTGTTGGTACTTACTTACCTCAGTTGTAAAGTACAAATACTCCACGACTGTAGGGGGAGCCAGTTAATGGAAATAAACCTGAAACTACATTGTATGTCTTTTAACATTGCAAGATGGGGGCACATACATGGGTGCAAGTATTGAGGAGGCTGATATTTGATTGAGGgggatatatatattttttatatatatgatAGGGtactatgtagcctatgtttatgTATACAGTACCCTTCACAGTTATTGATACCCCTGTTTAAGTTGAGTAAAAAGAGGTGTAAAAAATCTTTTAGTGATTTTTATCATAGTCTCACATTGAGAGCAATGAGCAAAAATCCCCTCTTGAAGGGAAGTACATTTattctgaggggaaaaaaataggcCTGCCATCAAGAAATAtttaaaataagtaaataataCTTAGACATTTGCCAGAATGACCCTATTGGCAGCCTTTTATTTAGTACATTGTCCTCCCTAACATTTTCTCCCATCATACCTGTATTGTATGCGAGACCACTCCCCTTGATGGAATTTGTCCAGGTCATCCAGGCCATCCAAGATCCTCTCTGATGCACTCTCCTCTCTGGCTCAGCCcacagacttttttttatgGGGTTTAGCTCATGAGACTAATATGTCATACTAGAACATCCAATGATGAGACCCTGTTTGTTTCATAACTGAAGCAGccagatttttatttaaaatgtcaaaGTTGATGATACCATGTGTTGGAAGAACAGCCCCACAACATCATGCACCCTCCACCATAACAGTAGGCATGAGATTATTTGCAGTGCAGTCATCCTTCTGTTTATGACAAACTCGTCTTGAGCATTTGTCATCAAAAGCTTAATTTTCCTTTCATCTGACCATAGAACACCATCCCAGTCTAAGAGTGAGTCTCGTCTATGGGTGCTTTTACATCTTGTTCGTTTGTAGCAGTTGAATTATAATTGGATCACTGCTTCAGTAACTTTGTTTGGGTGTATGTGCATACAGCGATCACCGCCTAAAGGAGGTAATATTTGTGGACGGATCTATCTTTGAACGGGCTCCAATTTACATTTGCATTAATGTTTGATGGTTTCATTAATGTACATTGCACAACATGCTGTCTTAACTTTATTTTATTAATGAGAAGTAGTAAATGATTGCCAACCTGTTTTCACTTTATCACAGATCAACCCAGATTTGCTGACCTTGAGTCATTTGCATCACAGGCCACCTCAGTAAGATGTTTTATGTCAATAGAATATTATTGGTGCTTATTAACTGGTTCCACCAGTATGGTGGAAACATTTTACTTTATTAAAAGCCTATTTAgatttgtaaataaaaatagTGGAAAAAGGATTGTACAAAATCTAGATTGTAAGATCTGCACTGATTCCTTGTTTTGAAACACTGCCTTTTAGTCATCCAAATAGATATTGTTACACttatctttttgtctttgtATTCCTATTTTAAAGTTCAATCGAATTGAAGTGGAGCAGTTTTATGAAATTCTTCAAGTACACAGCAAAAATCTTGTTGCGAAGAAAGGTATGAATGTTTTGATCAGTATTATCTTAATACTCTAAAAGAAATTGATATTTCATGTGTATATTCTCTTCTAGATAATGGACTAATTTTTTGTAATTTCGTTTTCAGAAAGGATATCCTACAGCAGGGAATTTCTCCTACAATTTGCCAGCACACCCCTGGCTAAAAGAAGGCCAGAATTTTTACCTCAACACCCGGTTGTTTTAGACAAGGCGGTAAGAGTTTATTTTTCCCCCCATATTTACAAATTGTATCAAAACATAATTGCATTCAGATTTGTTTTCATGTTCATATGATGTCAGTGGTTGGTAAAGCAGAGCTTTGTGTTGGCTGCTACTGTTGTCCTCTGTTTGTCATTAGAAGGTCTGAAAGAGGTGGATGAATGGGCTTGAATGGGTTTTATGGGCTGCATTGATTAAGACTGGCACTGCctaaagggatattctgccatttttggaaagaagctcattttccacctccccgcgagcaaaacaatttatatttacctttttcccgttcatccagccattctgtgagtgtgGCGGTACCACTTtcagcttcagcctagcatagatcattgaaacggattagaccagtagcatctcgcctgctagcatcatgtttaaaagtgactaagatttccggtaattttcctatttaaaacgtgtctcttctcaagttagaaagtgcaataagaccaactgaaaatgaaacctggcgtttttctaggctgatttgacatggaactacactctcatcaaggcaacttgcaaacgtaccatgggcgcagtgatatcaagcagcatctgaaaataatccccatagacaacaagcagtagtagtgccagtagattgcaagttgccttgattattacgccagatgagagtgtagttccactTGTCACTTCAAGTGTAGTTGAAGTGACTTTCAATGTGATTTGGAGTAAATCTTGTAACTGACTCCCTAGGCCCTGCTGATTCCTATCCATAATGAATACGATCAAATTTAATTGAATGGAAGTGCTAGGTCACTTCCTTCCAAAACTCACTTCTGTTTGAGTTTCAGAACAGCTCCTTGCATCTTCTGTTTCTGGATCACTGCCTTGCAGTGATAAATGATTATTGGTACAGTTGGGTATATTATTGTGTTCAAACTCTATGTCTCTATTCTAATATTGTCTTTCGGTCTAGAGGCTCCCTGATGTCCATGATGTATTGCAGAGAACGAACCTTCGGACATGTGCTGGAAAAGAGGACCTCTAAGTCCAGGTAAAAGATGAAATTGTGTGGCGTCATGTACTATATCAGTGGGACATATGCACTAAAATCTTGCTGAGGATGATCTGTGTAGTATGTATAGTGTAGATACTTAATGGGAAAATATTTATGTATGTAAGTGCATGCTCTTTATGTTTGTAATTTGCAATACCAGGGGGAAATGCTAGTAGGTTAAATAGGTGATGTATACTGTGGACAGGAATTATTGCACATGTATAATTCCTTCATTAGGCCTAACACTATTGTAACTGGACTATCAAAGTAGCCATCAAGCTAGTTCTATGGGAGTTCTATGGGAAGAGATCATCCAGTTGACTTTGAGGTATGGATACCAGTGCAGGTTTAAATGTTTTGCGGTAATGTTTGGTTCTCCCATCAGTTTAATTGACTGTGCTGAGATtgaattctaagcacaacaacCACAAGAGGATGATCGAAGATTACAACTCGATCAGAGCAAGTAATAAGCATTCCAGCTCTAATCAAGTTCAATTTTAGATGCGTAATTAGTGTAAATAGAATAATTTTTGATGCTGTTTTCACACTCGACCATAGCCCCATCTAGTCATCCACCTGTTTGAGTGATAGGCTCGGGTGAAAAGTAAAAGAAAGAAGCCATCATCATCAGCGTCCTGGCGCCAGAAAAACTGATCATGCTGACCTGAAGTGAATGGCCCACTAGAAAGAGCACATTTTAGAGATTGGAGACAGAAGGCTACAGCAAAAATAGAAAGGGAAATGTTATGGTTATAGTGTCAAGGCCCTTTACCATTCTAGTGTGCCGACAACTGGGGAAAAGGAGCCCATTTTCTTTGGATCACtaatcgtttttttttattattattttttttatgtttagtAACAGTCTGATGTTTAGTTCTTTGTCGTTATTATCTAGTGTACTCATATACACCCATAATCTTACTGGTTACCCAAGAATCAGTCACTGGAGTTTGTAAGCGCTACCATGTTTCTTGGAATCATGATCATGACCAATTACAAGTCACCATCATTCGCAGACCAAGCAGGAAGTGTTTTACACATCAATAAAAAGGTGCTTACTATTTGTTCAAGTTGGTAGACATCAGCTATGTTTAGTACTGTATAATATTGATTCGAGGGTATGCAAACTATTCTGAAGTTTGCTCATTCTAAGTGTTTTATTATAACCTTGGTAGTATAATcttggtttgtttttttacctttttatgAAAACACTTTGTGGCTTtagttttaatgtgtgtgtgtttttttcttcttcttctagtGGCGAGAGAAGAAAACTAAGGTAGAAGATCCTTTTTATCTGTGGATTGATTTGCCAACGGTACCACcgcttctgtttgttttgtatgcTCTCCTAGACTGCAGAgcattgtgtgcttgtgtgctgtaAATAACTTTGATTTGAGTGTGTAATTTGTATTGTAACCATATTTAGTATTTATTATAGTTTTTGGTAAACTTCTTTTTGGtgtgtttttggtttgtttgatcAGCAAGAGTGCACATGTTTTTCAGGTTATCTGAGAGAGCTTCGCCATCACAGGCAGGTGGTTTCGGCTActgtttacttttgttttggTTCACACCCAGAGCCTTTTTAATTTGCACATGTGGCCGGGAAAAGACTGAGTGAGAAATGACACTGATGTGCTAATTGCACTGTGATATTGATCAATCCGAATCATACGTCAGAAACTGTGATCTCTCTGACAATTTTGCACCATGATTAAAACGGATTATTCCAACTGATTATTGCATAGTCGTGGTTTATTTATTACAATTAAATTCATTCAGGATTCCTGATCATATCGTGCTTGCACAACATATCTGCTTCATCCCCATGCCTATGCGACCAGAGTGCAGTGCTATCTGATTTGACAGAAGACGAGTATAATTTCTCTATCATTTCCATTCAGGTCTGGTCTAACCAGTGACAGCAGGGAGTTGTAATAGCCTTGCCGGATAACCGCAATTGCACATGAACACCGGTAGGGCTACCGGCCAAACAGCAGGGCTTCCGTTCTTTCTATAGGCTATGGGAGCGCTGTCACGTACTCCTAATGTACTTGGCTCCACTGTCAATGACACAAGCGGATGTTGAACATCGGAGAGAAAATCGAGTAAACGAAAGTGCGTTCATTTaaccatttttttgtgtgtaactgttaaaaaaaaactgatttttGGACACACGTCGTCTGCTCTTGCCACAGGTAATTATTTTTTAACCTTCTGTCAATGCTGGCAGACAATAAGCACGTTTGGCAATAAGCATGTTACTCTATTGGAAGATGTGGTACTCATCGGTGGTCTGCTTGCAGGCAATATTCATCCGGAATACAACCTGCCTATAGGTAGCCTCTGTTTTGGAAGGAACATGACACCGGGCTTTAGTGATGAGAAAAAAGGAGGGGAAAGGTAGGTTACCGTTCCATTACATAGGTGTGTTTTATGATAAGTTTTGAAATAAAACCTGGGATAGCGATCAAAAGTTATATTAACTCTGTTTTAATCTGTTAAAACTCGTTCAAATGCCTATGTGCCGTGCGTTATATCATTAATTTCGATCAAAAGGCTACTTTTGTTACTAGAATGAGGAAATGCatttaacatagcctacttgaCGTACTCACTGCCCTCATGCGCCAGAGCACGGAGTCCTTCAATAGTTCTTTGTGCAGGTGTATTGCTTTGTTGTAAACCTGTGAGTTTGGTGAAGTAAACCTTAGCATATTATTTCATTCAGCCCTTTTTGCTAATAATAGACTGCAGGAGGTTGTGAGGTCAGTGATGTTTGAGTTACTAGAATGGGTTTTACTCAGTAGGAAAGTGTTATAGCCTGGAGGGGAGTAATATTCCCtaaaacatttgtttatatTCTGTTAGCTGTAGTAATGTACTTGTGCACAATCCTAATTTGGATGCCATGAAAGAGGATATACTATACCATTTCAACTTGGGGACAGCCACACATGATTTGCCAGCCATGTTTGGAGATGTCAAGGTAAGTCAACTCACAGAATGAATTTACAGGATTATCCCTCTGTTTAAAATACAGCGTGATGCAGTTGTTAAAATTCTTTTGAAATGTTGTATTttcatagtttgtgtgtgtaggcggcAGCCCGTGGAGGATGAAGGCATTCATAGAGTTCATCGGTCATGAGTTGGGCTTGGCTGAGGCTAAAGCTGATTACCCCAACATCTGTGCAGGGACTGACCGTTATGCCATGTACAAAGTGGGACCTGTGCTCTCAGTCAGTGTAAGGAAATGTGCACGTTTATGATTGTCCTCTTGGTGACCACTTTCTGGACAACTTTCTTTTTAATCTGAAGAGAGTTCAACTTCACCAGCATGACCTTACTAACCGCTTGTCAATCTAGCTTCCTGTTTCATGCTAAAGTTACTGACATTTTGACACTAAACTCACATTCTAAAGTGTAATTGTAGCTAGgaattaatcttttttttaaaccagctGTTATGTCCCTTCCTTTTAATAATTGCACTCCCTGTGTGTTGCAGCATGGAATGGGCATTCCCTCAATAGCAATCATGCTTCATGAACTAATCAAACTCCTCTACCATGCACGCTGTACTGATGTCACAGTTCTGAGAATTGGAACCTCGGGTGGAATAGGTACATTTTTTATTTCTGCACAGATATACAGATAAACATTTCTTCCATGACATGAGCGCTTTAAAGACGATGGTTCAATAGAGATTCTAAAGATTGGTTTTTAATTGTGAAATGTTCATTTTTACTCATGCATATTCAAACGTTCCTTTTTATTCCTTTATTGCGATAAAGCCAAGCATTCATAAAAGT
Encoded here:
- the gra gene encoding uncharacterized protein C8orf88 homolog, whose translation is MEVSRRRMKHLEPARPLRRLNEDQPRFADLESFASQATSFNRIEVEQFYEILQVHSKNLVAKKERISYSREFLLQFASTPLAKRRPEFLPQHPVVLDKARLPDVHDVLQRTNLRTCAGKEDL